The segment ttgttttgagtcttctatataagtttggaGGGGGCTATGTATGACCttgtacacgaatttgattAATGAGATTTTGGTTTTAGCTATATCTTTTGCTGCTGAAGAGGATACAAGTTGTGAGATTCAGTTAAGGGTGGGAAATCCTTAGAGGGTAATGAGATTATGTTCCTTGTTGATGGGAAGCCATAATTATCAttcttctctctttagttcttgtTAGGGTACTGCTATATTGTTTTATGCAATTCTTCTGTTCATGTTCATGTTCTCTTGCTGATTTACTGATTTACTGATTTGGACTCATTGATCTTCTATATCTGCCATTGTCAAGTAAGTACTGTTCTTCAAGTATTCCTctgatttatttagattttttagAAGGTTGGACGCAAGACTTTTTGTAAgattaagcaattcagccaTCCGATCACTTTCAACTTTTGACCAGACCTTCTGTTTTGTTAAAATAGGATCTGATTCAAATCTGAGACAATTCTAACGTCAGATCTGAAGATATTTTGTTATTTCCAATTCTGCCCCTCCCTTCTCAATACCTGAATCGACTACAGTTTCTGTCCTCAGAATGCTACTGTTTTGTATCTAGATCTCAGTTCTTATTTCAGATATCGATTGGACTATTTACCTAATTTTGGAATCCTGATTTGGAATTTAAATTACCATAATGCCCTCCATCAGTTGCTGTTTATTAATTCCCTGTTTAGCTACTGTTTTGTTCATCAGTTATCGTTGTTGCATCTGATTTACCCTCTGAATTTAGATCCTATCTATTTCTGTTTACAGTTTTGAGTTATTCAAATACAGTACTACATTAATTTTTTAGTGGACAACTTCTCTTTTCACCAAGATCTGCAACCCCTTTAGCAGAATAAGTGTCCTTGAATCACTTGCCCATTTGGGAGGAACAAGTAATCATTTGGATGGTAAACAATTCAGATTCTAAAGGGAATTCCTTGCTCATAGATGTTCATTTGTACGTATCTTAGTATATCACATACCAAAGACTCGTGGGGTAAGAGAGAGATTTCTGCTCGGATCCAtttgtgaaaagaaaaagaaaaaatcgtaGAGTGAATGAGAAATATAACTAAATTTGGGCTGCATACTCCAGATCTTCCATAAGGATGAAGTTGTAAGTAACTATCACCTCagggaagaattttttttgaggCACTGTCGGCTACTTCTCTTGTCTCTGTGGGTCGTCTGGTCCATTATGGGCTTCTCTCGTGTTATTGGGAAGAGGAGAACTGAGTCTGAATGTAATGCTGATTTAGAGGGAGCTAACTCTACTTTTGGGTTGGCGAAGAATCCTTTCCAATATTTTCACATCCGCAGGGACTAGTCTTGAAGGATGACAACAGGGTTCCAAACCTTAACAGAGATCTCATATTCTTACGTTGAGgtaattttgtttgaattttatttaCAATTTTCACATGGTAATATGATGATCCCTACTAGATAATCTTAAGAGGCTTAATTACTTTGAGAAGACTTCTGTTTATATGGTCTTTGTACATGTAACTGAATTCTCTTTGCCAGTTGCCTCATTATTCAGAACTAAGAGTACTTTGAACTTTTGTATGTCAATCTCCAACCATAAATAAGGCTTAATGTCAttttttgattttattattttacctcaTATGCAATGAAATATTACATTTAAGGGatgatctctctcttccttctgttGTAGGCATGGTTGAAGAAAAGCATGGCAGAAGCAAGATTACTGTTTCTTGAGTGTGAAACACTGAAAGGTGATAAAGCAGCAGAAGACCATATCTGGCAGTTCATACGCAATTTAGCTGGACTAGATGCCATAGGTGAGCAGTCCGGGTTAGTTCTTCCTATTTGTTTTtgcaattttcttcttttttgcatGCTCGGATGCTCTTTGGCCCTTTGCCACCTTATGTGTGAGTTTTCATTTATGAGAATATTTTTGtgtgtttattgttattatcattattctatttaagtaaatgattcCTTTTTATTCAACTATTAATTGATGACTTCTATCTAGTGCTGCAACAAGGTTCGGTTGGGCTAGGCTTTTTAAAATCTCAGCTCAACCCTGAGTCCTCTTAACTAAGCTCAGGTCCATGCCCCGGCCGACCCTGATCAGGGCCTAAAATATCCAACCCTGACCCCCTCAAGGTCGAGCCGGGCCAACCCTAATCTGCCTTGACTATGGAGAGGGGTTGGGCAGAggagaagcagaagaaagaagaaaattttgaaactttCCAAATGCTCTTTTGGACAGTTACTATTTTGCGGACTCTAGTGTTACAGCTTCCATGGACACTACTATTCATGAGGATGATTCACAAACTGTTGCATTAATAAAAGTACTACTTGAGACTCATATCCGACCAGCAGTTCAAGATGATGGTGGTGGGGATATTGAGTATCGAGGATTTGACTCTTGTGGTTAACTCCCATAATATATGTCAGTGGCAAATTTGTTACTTTGTTACTTGGATAATGGGTGTTTAAAACTTAGTTTAATCCTTTATGTATTTACTTTCTTACTGTAACTGGAGTGCTCAAGCTAAGGATGGAAGGTGCCTATGGTGACAGTCCTAGTTCATCTGTGACCTTGAAATCAGGCATCGAAAACATGCTAATGCATTCTGTTCAAGGTGGTAAATAGCAAACCAttcaccaatggggttggtagcctagtggtgaaaatgccctcaactcATCACCGCTCGAGTGAATTgattgtgggtttgagtctGAACATGCCCACTATCACCAATTGGTCATGTAGAAGCGCCGCTTGTCGTATGGGGACTTGTCCtgagggctatgatcactaccatggagcaccttTTTTTGTGAGATCAtctttatcccaaaaaaataaaaaggttagTAATTCCGAATCTTTACCCACCCTTAGGGCCAAGGTATCTCAACCCAGGCCTTGTTTGGATTCATCATAGGCCAGGGTGGGTTCGGACTGATAAGTgaaacttgcacccctactaTCTATCAACACGGAAGGATGGTTAGAGATTGTGGTAGACAAGTCACAATAGTTTTCAAGGGATATTGTCAgcattttttgtactttttaatTCAGTGAAACATAAAATTAGTATTCTGGGAGCGGAACCGATCATAAATTAGGATCTGTTTGGTTGCATATGCGTCTATGTGTACACTCTGGGAAGGGGTTTTGATTGATAATAAGATTTTCCTTAATTATGTATTATTTTAGGGAGAAATGGGTAATGTGGGTTCGAAGAAAGTCCTAATCCTTACCCTACCCACCTAGCTTAGAAGGAACAAAACCATTACCCCTTGGCCTCCAAGCAGGATTTTAAAACGTGCTATCAGTGTCGGTTCTGATTCAATAATTCAGATTGAAAtaggtttgaaaaagccccagaACCCGTAGATTTGAGGAATACTATTaactattttggtatttttattttggaatcgGTTGTATCAACTCATCAGAAATTGAGATCGGTGAACGAAGTTTCTTGATCCGATTCTTGAAACCTGCTCCAAACGATGGGTTAAGTTTGCAACCCTAATGCTTTactccacccatttttgccaCCCCAACCCAAGTCCCAAGTCTcaactcaaaaaggaaaatttaaaataGCTAAAGTAAGCAAAGTAATAATTCATTATTAAATTCTCCTTACATGCAAGCAAGCAAGTTTCCACCATTAAGCATCGCCATCAACCATAGAAATCAAATTTTGTTTCAAGAATTTATCGTCTTTCTTCTGATGAAACCACCAAGCCAAGAGCAAACCAATGGCGGGAATACTGATACAGACGTAAGTGGTAAGATATTTGACCCACGAGGAATGTGTTCTTGGCAACACCGAAACCATAGCACACGCGAATGCTTCCATCATGAAAGTGACTGCAAGAAGAATTAGAAACCCACATATGGCAATGGTTCTGAATTTAGGAGGGTTATCAATATCAAAAATATCTGCAAAGAAGTAGAGTACTAGAGTGAGCACAGAACATGAAAGTGCTATCATATCTGCTATCACAAAACCCCTGAAAGCTGTTTTTCCTGCAAGAACTGCCATGCCTTTCGTTTCTCCAGCAGTCTCATAACCTCCTGGAATTTGGAAAGCCGCAGCAAGAGATACAGTGGCAATCAGCGTTGCCACTAGCATATGTGTCTTGGAAACCCTTTTACGatatttttcatcatctttatcttcctcatcttctttaGCTATTGGCACAAATTTAGGTACCAAAGTTTTTATCCACAGGGATGGCTCACGTGATTGGAGAGAGACCTTTTCATCCGGACATACCGTTTTTATAATTTTCCGCCACTTGTCGAGGAATTTGCTCTAGATCaattaaaaagtaataaaaaaacattaaaattgGAAGCACATATTAATAATTCGTTTATAAAACCAATTAAggagaaaattaattaattattttagttaaaatgaataaaaaataaattaattttacCCAAATCATACAGGTGGGGGCGAATAGATCACCTTGTTCCTCATAAAATGGAAAACGATGATCGTCTCACACTTGATGCTTTCACGTGCACTCCGCACAAAGGGGCAACATACGCTCTCTCACAAAAATAACTTCCCCTTATAATGTGTACACGTATAaagtttcctatttggaataTTCGTTGGAGTGCAATAGGGAATTGAAATTATATATGATTGGTGAATATAATAATAGTGCCATAACAAATCTAGAATTATTCCCTAAACAAcatttatataattataaaatatgcataaatgtaatatatataaattcatTACCTTTTGTTGACTTGAGGATTTGTATAGATAGCGAGCAATGTCATAAGCTGTCAAGTTCATGTTGTTCCTGGCTGTCTTATCTACTCTTGCATTTGTCAGAGCACATACACAAGCTATACTTCTGGAAAAGGTAGCAAGATGCAATGGTGTATTGCCACCATTATTCGGTTGGTTTAAAAGTACCTCCCACGAAAAATCAATTTCTGATAGCTCCGAAATAGTTTCTCCTTTAACATCCTCGTCCATCCTCTTGTTCTCCGCTACAAGTAGGTGAAGAAAATTATTTCCCCCATTATCTAATAGTTATCCTGAGTCAgggcacaactcaattatatcCTTAATCATATCCAAGGTAGGGTTCTTTGAAGTAGAAGTAACGGAAAGAACATGAAGCGGGGACCAGCCATCTTTGTCTGTTAAGTAGGCAAGGGAAGCATCTTCTTTCAACAAAACCCTAATAATCCCAGGTTTGTTAATCTCTACCGCAAAGTGGAGAGGAGTCCTCTCGTAAATGTCCCTCACTTTGGCGAGTTCTGGCCTTGCTTGTAACAACTTTTTAGTCATATTTGAACCTGAAACaaataatttggatttttttttttaaagtacatatataatatttttccaGTAAATATAAATCATAAGGTAGTCAAAAGAAGATTACAAGTTCTAAATAGTCACTATgactttttttcccctcccagTGAGGGTAAATCCTGTCTTCACATATATATTAGAATTGAATCgataaaataatagaataatatgggagaaagaacattTTCAGTTTGCTTAGTGTATGTTAGCGTCTCTCTGTATCTATATCACTCCTGCCTCCTATAAAATGATAAATTCTCTCCTATCATTGGATGAGAGAGATAGGTACAAGGAGGCGCTAGTGTACACTACACAATTGAACAAAGATCTCAATcctaatattttattatattaaaagTTGTATTAGATTAAAATTTAACTTTCTATCTTAATTTATCTATTTACACCCTTCTTATCTTGTATCAAATACGTGATGAATTATCAATATCTAGCACATCAATGGTAAAAAACTAAAGAACATTAAATTGATACTAAAGTGAAAATATGTGATACCTACCTGTTCTTTTGTCATTGAAAATAGTAGATGCATCCTCGTCCACCACAATATGTGCTTGTGAGGCTATCATTTTGGCGTTGTCAACAATAGATACAGGTAAAGGTATCTCTGATGCATTGTCATTGTTGACCTCAGCAGATGCAGGTAAAGGTATCTCTGATGCATTGTCATCGTTGACGTCGGCCATTATAGATGCATGTAAAGCTGTCCATCCTTCTGGGGTTTACaaggagatgatggagaagattgGAGGATCTGGTCTACTACAGTATTATATCCCTTAGTCACGGCCAGATAAAGTGGCGACTCAGAGG is part of the Macadamia integrifolia cultivar HAES 741 unplaced genomic scaffold, SCU_Mint_v3 scaffold2913, whole genome shotgun sequence genome and harbors:
- the LOC122067449 gene encoding ankyrin repeat-containing protein BDA1-like; amino-acid sequence: MADVNDDNASEIPLPASAEVNNDNASEIPLPVSIVDNAKMIASQAHIVVDEDASTIFNDKRTGSNMTKKLLQARPELAKVRDIYERTPLHFAVEINKPGIIRVLLKEDASLAYLTDKDGWSPLHVLSVTSTSKNPTLDMIKDIIELCPDSG
- the LOC122067452 gene encoding ankyrin repeat-containing protein At2g01680-like — its product is MDEDVKGETISELSEIDFSWEVLLNQPNNGGNTPLHLATFSRSIACVCALTNARVDKTARNNMNLTAYDIARYLYKSSSQQKSKFLDKWRKIIKTVCPDEKVSLQSREPSLWIKTLVPKFVPIAKEDEEDKDDEKYRKRVSKTHMLVATLIATVSLAAAFQIPGGYETAGETKGMAVLAGKTAFRGFVIADMIALSCSVLTLVLYFFADIFDIDNPPKFRTIAICGFLILLAVTFMMEAFACAMVSVLPRTHSSWVKYLTTYVCISIPAIGLLLAWWFHQKKDDKFLKQNLISMVDGDA